In one Stenotrophomonas maltophilia genomic region, the following are encoded:
- a CDS encoding LysR substrate-binding domain-containing protein: protein MNLRDLKYLVALADHKHFGRAAASCFVSQPTLSTQIRKLEEELGLPLVERAPRKVMLTPAGQEAAARARVIVSEVEQLKEAARRSRDPEAGTVRLGIFPTLGPYLLPHVIPRIRERFPELELLLVEEKSDVLLERLREGKLDAALLALPVIDDQLHAEFLFEEPFLLAVSGRHPLAQRAHLDVQELATQKLLLLEDGHCLRDQALEVCRLFGANEKSEFRATSLETLRQMVAADVGITLLPSLSVQPPVPRSNNIRLLDFIGEGRPSRRIAMVWRRSSAMNDFLMELASQFKRLPHALFTLEAANGTAADPASLPGPALNG from the coding sequence ATGAATCTACGCGATCTGAAGTACCTGGTAGCCCTGGCCGACCACAAGCATTTCGGTCGGGCTGCCGCGTCGTGCTTCGTCAGCCAGCCCACGTTGTCCACCCAGATCCGCAAGCTGGAAGAAGAGCTGGGCCTGCCGCTGGTCGAGCGGGCCCCCCGCAAGGTGATGCTGACCCCGGCCGGCCAGGAAGCCGCTGCACGGGCGCGGGTGATCGTGTCCGAGGTGGAGCAGCTGAAGGAAGCGGCACGGCGCAGCCGCGATCCGGAAGCCGGCACGGTGCGCCTGGGAATCTTCCCGACCCTGGGCCCGTACCTGCTGCCGCATGTGATCCCGCGCATCCGCGAACGTTTCCCGGAACTGGAACTGCTGCTGGTCGAAGAGAAGAGCGATGTGCTGCTGGAGCGCCTGCGCGAAGGCAAGCTCGATGCCGCGCTGCTGGCACTGCCGGTGATCGACGACCAGCTGCACGCCGAGTTCCTGTTCGAGGAGCCGTTCCTGTTGGCCGTTTCCGGTCGCCATCCGCTTGCCCAGCGCGCCCATCTGGATGTGCAGGAACTGGCCACGCAGAAGCTGCTGCTGCTGGAAGACGGCCATTGCCTGCGCGACCAGGCGCTGGAAGTGTGCCGGCTGTTCGGCGCCAACGAGAAATCCGAGTTCCGCGCCACCAGCCTGGAAACATTGCGGCAGATGGTGGCCGCCGATGTCGGCATCACATTGCTGCCAAGCCTGTCGGTGCAGCCCCCCGTCCCGCGCTCGAACAACATCCGCCTGCTCGATTTCATCGGTGAGGGCCGGCCCAGCCGCCGTATTGCGATGGTCTGGCGCCGCAGCTCGGCGATGAACGACTTCCTGATGGAGCTGGCCAGCCAGTTCAAGCGCCTGCCGCATGCGCTGTTCACGCTGGAAGCCGCCAATGGCACGGCCGCCGATCCGGCCAGCCTTCCCGGCCCCGCGCTGAACGGCTGA
- the ahpC gene encoding alkyl hydroperoxide reductase subunit C — protein sequence MSLINTQIQPFEANAYHNGEFIKVSDASLKGQWSVLIFMPAAFTFNCPTEIEDAADHYAEFKKAGAEVYIVTTDTHFSHKVWHETSPAVGKAQFPLVGDPTHQLTNAFGVHIPEEGLALRGTFIINPEGVIKTLEIHSNEIARDVSETLRKLKAAQFTAANPNQVCPAKWKEGEKTLTPSLDLVGKI from the coding sequence ATGTCCCTCATCAATACCCAGATCCAGCCGTTTGAAGCCAACGCCTACCACAACGGCGAGTTCATCAAGGTTTCCGATGCCAGCCTGAAGGGCCAGTGGTCCGTCCTGATCTTCATGCCGGCTGCATTCACCTTCAACTGCCCGACCGAGATCGAAGACGCCGCCGACCACTACGCCGAGTTCAAGAAGGCTGGCGCTGAGGTCTACATCGTCACCACCGACACGCACTTCTCGCACAAGGTGTGGCACGAAACCTCGCCGGCCGTCGGCAAGGCCCAGTTCCCGCTGGTCGGCGACCCGACCCACCAGCTGACCAACGCCTTCGGCGTGCACATTCCGGAAGAGGGCCTGGCCCTGCGCGGCACCTTCATCATCAATCCGGAAGGCGTGATCAAGACCCTGGAGATCCACTCCAACGAGATCGCCCGCGACGTCTCCGAGACCCTGCGCAAGCTGAAGGCCGCCCAGTTCACCGCCGCCAACCCGAACCAGGTGTGCCCGGCGAAGTGGAAGGAAGGCGAGAAGACCCTGACCCCGTCGCTGGACCTGGTCGGCAAGATCTAA
- a CDS encoding nucleoside deaminase produces MLYAQVHLTLPAWIHDQIDLDRRYPGDEAKVALAIELSRQNVAHASGGPFGAVVFGPDDKVIAAGVNRVMPHATSLAHAENMAYMLAQQRLQTPRLNAVLSPVTLATSSQPCCQCYGATVWAGIDRLLIGASAADVEELTPFDEGPLPADWVGELNKRGIEVVQGLNRDAARSVLRSYGEGDGARY; encoded by the coding sequence ATGCTGTATGCGCAAGTCCACCTGACCCTTCCCGCCTGGATCCACGACCAGATCGACCTGGATCGTCGATATCCCGGCGATGAGGCCAAGGTCGCGCTGGCCATCGAGCTGTCGCGCCAGAACGTCGCGCACGCCAGCGGCGGCCCGTTCGGCGCCGTGGTGTTCGGTCCGGACGACAAGGTGATCGCCGCCGGCGTGAACCGGGTGATGCCGCATGCCACCTCGTTGGCACATGCCGAGAACATGGCCTACATGCTGGCCCAGCAGCGCCTGCAGACGCCGCGCCTGAATGCCGTGCTGTCGCCGGTCACCCTGGCCACCAGCTCGCAGCCGTGCTGCCAGTGTTACGGCGCTACGGTGTGGGCCGGCATCGACCGCCTGCTGATCGGCGCCAGTGCCGCCGATGTAGAGGAACTGACCCCGTTCGACGAAGGCCCGCTGCCAGCCGACTGGGTGGGCGAGCTCAACAAGCGCGGCATCGAGGTGGTGCAGGGCCTGAACCGCGACGCTGCGCGCAGTGTGCTGCGCTCCTATGGGGAAGGCGATGGCGCCCGTTACTGA
- a CDS encoding glutamine--tRNA ligase/YqeY domain fusion protein, with protein sequence MSEHTPASPETPADSHEKRDFIRQIVREDLASGKHQAIKTRFPPEPNGYLHIGHAKSICLNFGIAGEFSGVCNLRFDDTNPAKEDPEYVAAIQDDVRWLGFEWNELRHASDYFQAYYLAAEKLIEQGKAYVCDLSAEEVRAYRGTLTEPGRPSPWRDRSVQENLDLFRRMRAGEFPDGARTLRAKIDMASGNINLRDPALYRIKHVEHQNTGNAWPIYPMYDFAHALGDSIEGITHSLCTLEFEDHRPLYDWCVDNVDFAHDDALTQPLVDAGLPREAAKPRQIEFSRLNINYTVMSKRKLMALVTEQLVDGWEDPRMPTLQGLRRRGYTPAAMRLFAERVGISKQNSLIDFSVLEGALREDLDGAAPRRMAVVDPLKLVLTNLPEGHEEQLTFSNHPKDESFGSRQVPFAREVWIDREDFAEVPPKGWKRLVPGGEVRLRGAGIIRCDEVIKDADGTITELRGWLDPESRPGMEGANRKVKGTIHWVSAVHGVPAEIRLYDRLFSVPNPDDESEGRTYRDYLNPESRRTVTGYVEPAAASAAPEQSFQFERTGYFVADRRDHTEAKPVFNRSVTLRDTWSA encoded by the coding sequence ATGTCCGAGCACACCCCCGCCAGCCCCGAGACCCCCGCCGACAGCCACGAAAAGCGCGATTTCATCCGCCAGATCGTGCGCGAGGACCTGGCCAGCGGAAAGCACCAGGCGATCAAGACCCGGTTTCCGCCGGAGCCGAACGGCTACCTGCACATCGGCCATGCCAAGTCGATCTGCCTGAACTTCGGCATTGCCGGCGAGTTCAGCGGCGTATGCAACCTGCGCTTCGACGACACCAATCCGGCCAAGGAAGACCCGGAGTACGTGGCCGCCATCCAGGATGATGTCCGTTGGCTGGGGTTCGAGTGGAACGAGCTGCGCCACGCCTCCGATTACTTCCAGGCCTACTATCTCGCCGCCGAGAAGCTGATCGAGCAGGGCAAGGCCTATGTGTGTGACCTGTCGGCCGAGGAAGTGCGTGCCTACCGTGGCACCCTGACCGAGCCGGGCCGTCCCTCGCCGTGGCGCGACCGCAGTGTCCAGGAGAACCTCGACCTGTTCCGCCGCATGCGTGCCGGTGAATTCCCGGACGGTGCGCGCACCCTGCGCGCGAAGATCGACATGGCCAGCGGCAACATCAACCTGCGCGATCCGGCGCTGTACCGCATCAAGCATGTCGAGCACCAGAACACCGGCAATGCGTGGCCGATCTACCCGATGTACGACTTCGCGCATGCGCTGGGCGATTCGATCGAGGGCATCACCCACTCGCTGTGCACCCTGGAATTCGAGGACCATCGCCCGCTCTACGACTGGTGCGTGGACAACGTCGATTTCGCCCATGACGACGCACTGACCCAGCCGCTGGTCGATGCCGGCCTGCCGCGCGAAGCTGCCAAGCCGCGCCAGATCGAATTCTCGCGCCTGAACATCAACTACACGGTGATGAGCAAGCGCAAGCTGATGGCGCTGGTCACCGAGCAGCTGGTGGACGGCTGGGAGGACCCGCGCATGCCGACCCTGCAGGGACTGCGTCGCCGCGGCTACACCCCGGCGGCAATGCGCCTGTTCGCCGAACGCGTGGGCATCAGCAAGCAGAACTCGCTGATCGACTTCAGCGTGCTGGAAGGCGCGCTGCGCGAAGACCTCGATGGCGCCGCACCGCGCCGCATGGCCGTGGTCGACCCGCTCAAGCTGGTACTGACCAACCTGCCCGAAGGCCATGAAGAACAGCTCACCTTCAGCAACCATCCGAAGGACGAGAGCTTCGGCAGCCGTCAGGTGCCGTTCGCGCGCGAGGTCTGGATCGACCGCGAGGACTTCGCCGAAGTACCGCCGAAGGGCTGGAAGCGCCTGGTCCCGGGCGGCGAAGTGCGCCTGCGTGGTGCCGGCATCATCCGCTGCGATGAGGTGATCAAGGATGCCGACGGCACCATCACCGAGCTGCGCGGCTGGCTGGATCCGGAGTCGCGCCCCGGCATGGAAGGGGCCAACCGCAAGGTCAAGGGCACCATTCACTGGGTCAGCGCCGTGCACGGCGTTCCGGCCGAGATCCGCCTGTACGACCGGCTGTTCTCGGTGCCGAACCCGGACGACGAGTCGGAAGGCAGGACCTACCGCGACTACCTCAATCCGGAATCGCGCCGCACCGTCACCGGCTATGTCGAGCCGGCCGCGGCCAGCGCCGCGCCGGAGCAGTCGTTCCAGTTCGAGCGCACCGGCTACTTCGTTGCCGACCGCCGCGACCACACCGAAGCCAAGCCGGTGTTCAACCGCAGCGTGACGCTGCGCGATACCTGGTCGGCCTGA
- a CDS encoding DUF2007 domain-containing protein produces MHIVYKADNLFDAHLVKHALEDAGIPAFVFGEQLLGGMGELPLFGVLRVGIPDAARAEAEGIVAGLDLGHAADAPISDADDIAGLPA; encoded by the coding sequence ATGCACATCGTGTACAAGGCCGACAATCTGTTCGACGCCCACCTGGTGAAGCACGCGCTGGAAGATGCCGGCATTCCTGCCTTCGTGTTTGGCGAGCAGCTGCTGGGGGGCATGGGCGAACTGCCGCTGTTTGGTGTATTGAGGGTCGGCATCCCCGACGCCGCGCGGGCCGAGGCTGAAGGCATCGTCGCCGGCCTGGACTTGGGCCACGCCGCCGACGCCCCCATTTCCGATGCAGACGACATTGCCGGCCTTCCGGCGTAG
- the rnk gene encoding nucleoside diphosphate kinase regulator: MNTASGLPPSITVSTFDMDRLEAMLEAPALSQTPAALALAEELNRATVLAPDQIPKGIVMMHSRVECEDGVSGEKHVLTLVFPREANVDEGKVSVLAPVGSALLGLSVGQSIDWTAPGGRKLRLRVTAVHNDRP; encoded by the coding sequence ATGAACACCGCCAGCGGCCTGCCGCCGTCGATCACTGTCTCAACCTTCGACATGGACCGCCTGGAGGCCATGCTCGAAGCCCCTGCGCTGAGCCAGACGCCTGCCGCGCTCGCGCTTGCCGAAGAACTCAACCGGGCCACCGTGCTGGCGCCGGACCAGATTCCCAAAGGCATCGTCATGATGCATTCCCGCGTGGAGTGCGAAGATGGGGTCTCAGGCGAGAAGCACGTCCTGACCCTGGTCTTCCCCCGCGAAGCCAACGTCGATGAAGGCAAGGTTTCCGTGCTGGCCCCGGTCGGCAGTGCCCTGCTCGGCCTGTCGGTCGGCCAGAGCATCGACTGGACTGCACCCGGTGGTCGCAAGCTGCGCCTGCGCGTGACCGCAGTGCACAACGACCGTCCCTGA
- a CDS encoding transaldolase: MSTSSKLSQLRELSVVVADTGDYEAIKRLQPVDCTTNPTLVKKALDLPVYADLIERELAWGRQQSGDREAVVHAVADRLTIGVGALLSTLVPGRVSTEVDADQAYDTAATVAKARQFIQMYADAGVPREKILIKIAATWEGVEAARILQAEGIDCNLTLIFNPTQALACSEAGAFLISPFVGRILDWYVANGQTPANIDEDPGVKFVRSVYAEFKRRGSPTVVMGASFRSTAQIEALAGCDRLTISPDLLEKLDADHGELPRKLVPGEGNGVAVTPIDAATFAADLAADPMATEKLATGIEAFAKDLEALRERIRAAL, translated from the coding sequence ATGAGTACCTCGTCCAAACTGTCCCAGCTGCGCGAACTGTCCGTGGTCGTTGCCGATACCGGTGACTACGAGGCGATCAAGCGCCTGCAGCCGGTGGACTGCACCACCAACCCGACCCTGGTGAAGAAGGCACTGGACCTGCCGGTCTATGCCGATCTGATCGAGCGCGAACTGGCCTGGGGCCGTCAGCAGAGCGGCGACCGCGAGGCCGTGGTGCATGCGGTGGCCGATCGGCTGACCATCGGCGTCGGCGCGCTGCTCAGCACGCTGGTGCCGGGCCGCGTGTCCACCGAGGTGGATGCTGACCAGGCGTACGACACCGCCGCCACCGTGGCCAAGGCCCGCCAGTTCATCCAGATGTACGCCGATGCCGGCGTACCGCGCGAGAAGATCCTGATCAAGATCGCCGCGACCTGGGAAGGCGTGGAAGCGGCGCGGATCCTGCAGGCCGAGGGCATCGACTGCAACCTGACGCTGATCTTCAACCCGACCCAGGCGCTGGCCTGCAGCGAAGCGGGCGCGTTCCTGATCTCGCCGTTCGTCGGCCGCATCCTTGACTGGTACGTGGCCAACGGCCAGACCCCGGCCAACATCGATGAGGACCCGGGCGTGAAGTTCGTGCGCAGCGTATATGCGGAGTTCAAGCGCCGTGGTTCGCCGACCGTGGTGATGGGCGCCTCGTTCCGTTCCACCGCACAGATCGAGGCGCTGGCCGGCTGCGACCGCCTGACCATTTCGCCGGATCTGCTGGAGAAGCTGGACGCCGATCACGGCGAGCTGCCGCGCAAGCTGGTGCCCGGTGAGGGTAACGGCGTGGCGGTGACCCCGATCGATGCGGCGACGTTTGCGGCGGATCTGGCTGCCGATCCGATGGCGACCGAGAAGCTGGCGACCGGTATCGAGGCGTTCGCCAAGGATCTGGAAGCGCTGCGCGAGCGGATCCGCGCGGCGCTGTAA
- the rlmM gene encoding 23S rRNA (cytidine(2498)-2'-O)-methyltransferase RlmM: MAPVTEAGIGLLCLCRQGFEPELAGELQFRAGEAGFAGYARTQRNDGYVLFMCDEAAALAPRLPWRGLIFARQKLVVLAELPQLDPADRITPMLEVLADAPRFGDLWVEHPDSDAGKPLSGLARAFGNALRPALRKAGKLSDKPNARLPRLHVVFVDGTHAFICVAAPADSAPWALGIPRLKLLPEAPSRSALKLDEALLTLLAPEEREALVKPGMRAADLGAAPGGWTWVLTRQHMQVLSIDNGPLRQHVLDTGLVEHLRADGFHWHPEQPLDWMVCDMVEQPRRVAERMATWFREGWCRHAIFNLKLPMKKRWDETRLCLDLFQEQAGTSLEVRAKQLYHDREEITVLASPMR; encoded by the coding sequence ATGGCGCCCGTTACTGAGGCCGGCATCGGCCTGCTGTGCCTGTGCCGCCAGGGCTTCGAGCCGGAGCTGGCCGGCGAACTGCAGTTCCGCGCCGGTGAGGCAGGCTTCGCCGGCTACGCACGTACCCAGCGCAATGACGGCTATGTGTTGTTCATGTGCGACGAAGCGGCCGCGCTGGCACCGCGGTTGCCGTGGCGCGGCCTGATCTTCGCGCGGCAGAAGCTGGTGGTGCTGGCTGAACTGCCGCAGCTGGATCCGGCCGATCGCATCACGCCGATGCTGGAGGTGCTGGCCGATGCGCCACGCTTTGGTGATCTGTGGGTCGAACATCCGGATTCGGATGCCGGCAAGCCGCTGTCCGGGCTCGCCCGTGCTTTCGGCAACGCATTGCGCCCGGCGCTGCGCAAGGCCGGCAAGCTCAGCGACAAGCCCAATGCACGGCTGCCACGCCTGCACGTGGTGTTCGTCGACGGCACCCACGCCTTCATCTGCGTGGCCGCCCCCGCCGACAGCGCACCGTGGGCACTGGGCATTCCGCGCCTGAAACTGCTGCCGGAGGCCCCCTCGCGTTCGGCGCTGAAGCTGGACGAAGCCCTGCTGACGCTGCTGGCGCCGGAAGAACGCGAGGCACTGGTGAAACCCGGCATGCGCGCGGCCGACCTGGGGGCGGCACCGGGCGGCTGGACCTGGGTGTTGACCCGCCAGCACATGCAGGTGCTGAGCATCGACAACGGCCCCCTGCGCCAGCACGTACTGGATACCGGCCTGGTCGAGCACCTGCGCGCGGATGGCTTCCATTGGCACCCGGAGCAGCCGCTGGACTGGATGGTGTGCGACATGGTCGAGCAACCGCGTCGCGTTGCCGAACGCATGGCCACCTGGTTCCGCGAAGGCTGGTGCAGGCATGCCATCTTCAATCTGAAACTGCCGATGAAGAAGCGCTGGGACGAGACCCGGCTGTGCCTGGACCTGTTCCAGGAGCAGGCTGGCACGTCGCTGGAAGTGCGTGCCAAGCAGCTCTATCACGACCGCGAAGAGATCACCGTGCTGGCGTCGCCGATGCGGTGA
- a CDS encoding UbiH/UbiF family hydroxylase, with amino-acid sequence MNRRARLDVVIVGGGVVGAACALALADAGLAVALVEGREPAPWQASQPDLRVFAFAADNVQLLDRLGVWPAIVQARAWPYRRMQVWDAAGGEDLLFDADRLGRRELGFIVENGLLQDRLWAALPAAGVQLHCPARVEALEQDEEGVRLRLDDGRRLEAALAVAADGAESTLRELAGIDVVRHDYHQRGVVAYVDSELPNQATAWQRFLPTGPLALLPVAERRSSIVWTLPDEEAVRVLALEEEAFNRELTRAFAARLGELRLVSPRAAFPLRRQLARHYVAGRVLALGDAAHVVHPLAGQGVNLGLRDVAALRQWLAPSAERRGQPRLSPQRLQRWARERRSDNQVAAYSFDAINRLFSNDEMHLTLARGRALGCVGKWPPLVQAFWKRAAGV; translated from the coding sequence ATGAACCGCCGCGCGCGCCTGGACGTGGTCATCGTGGGAGGCGGCGTGGTCGGTGCCGCGTGTGCACTGGCGCTGGCCGATGCGGGGCTGGCCGTCGCCCTGGTGGAGGGCCGTGAGCCCGCGCCCTGGCAGGCATCGCAGCCGGACCTGCGCGTGTTCGCCTTCGCGGCTGACAACGTGCAGCTGCTGGACCGTCTCGGCGTGTGGCCTGCGATCGTACAGGCGCGGGCCTGGCCGTATCGCCGAATGCAGGTATGGGATGCCGCGGGAGGCGAGGACCTGCTGTTCGACGCCGACCGCCTGGGGCGTCGCGAGCTGGGCTTCATCGTCGAGAACGGGCTGTTGCAGGATCGCCTGTGGGCGGCACTGCCGGCGGCCGGGGTGCAGCTGCATTGCCCGGCACGGGTGGAGGCGCTGGAGCAGGACGAGGAGGGGGTGCGACTGCGCCTGGATGACGGACGCAGGCTGGAAGCGGCCCTCGCCGTGGCCGCCGATGGTGCCGAGTCGACGCTGCGCGAGCTGGCGGGCATCGACGTGGTGCGCCACGACTATCACCAGCGTGGCGTGGTGGCCTACGTCGACAGCGAGCTGCCCAACCAGGCTACGGCCTGGCAGCGTTTCCTGCCGACCGGTCCGCTGGCGCTGCTGCCGGTGGCCGAGCGCCGCAGCTCGATCGTGTGGACCTTGCCTGACGAAGAGGCGGTGCGCGTGCTGGCGCTGGAGGAGGAGGCATTCAATCGCGAACTGACCCGCGCCTTCGCCGCACGGCTGGGCGAACTGCGCCTGGTGTCGCCGCGCGCCGCGTTCCCGCTGCGCCGCCAGCTGGCCCGCCACTATGTGGCCGGCCGCGTGCTCGCACTCGGCGACGCCGCGCATGTGGTGCATCCCCTGGCCGGGCAGGGCGTGAACCTGGGGCTGCGGGATGTCGCTGCCCTGCGGCAATGGCTGGCGCCTTCAGCCGAGCGCCGTGGCCAGCCGCGCCTGTCGCCGCAGCGCCTGCAGCGCTGGGCCCGCGAGCGGCGTAGCGACAACCAGGTGGCCGCCTACAGTTTCGATGCGATCAACCGCCTCTTCTCCAACGACGAGATGCACCTGACCCTGGCCCGTGGCCGCGCGCTGGGCTGCGTCGGCAAGTGGCCGCCACTGGTTCAGGCGTTCTGGAAGCGCGCCGCCGGCGTGTGA
- the ahpF gene encoding alkyl hydroperoxide reductase subunit F, translating to MLDANLQSQLKTYLERVTRPIQITAHADDGAKSQEMLELLQTLESLSDSISLQVLRDGQGRVPSFDLGTPGQDIHLTFAGLPMGHEFTSLVLALLQVGGHPSKATAELIEQVQSLEGEYRFETYFSLSCQNCPDVVQALNLAAVLNPRIQHVAIDGALFQEEVEKREIMSVPTVYLNGEVFDQGRMTLEQIVAKLDTNASKRDAEKIAAKQAFDVLVVGGGPAGAAAAIYAARKGIRTGIAAERFGGQVLDTMAIENFISVKETEGPKLATALEQHVREYDVDIMDLQRATALVPAGDDGLVQVQLENGAVLKSRSVILSTGARWRQMNVPGEEQYRNKGVAYCPHCDGPLFKGKRVAVIGGGNSGVEAAIDLAGIVSHVTLLEFDSSLRADEVLQKKLRSLGNVTVLTSAQTTEVLGDGSRVTGLVYKDRIGGDAHRVELEGIFVQIGLLPNTEWLKDTVALSPRGEIVIDDRGQTSVPGVFAAGDCTTVPYKQIIIAMGAGSTAALSAFDHLIRSSVSKSSGAVAEAA from the coding sequence ATGTTGGACGCCAACCTGCAGTCGCAGCTGAAGACCTATCTGGAGCGCGTGACCCGCCCCATCCAGATCACCGCGCATGCCGACGACGGCGCCAAGTCGCAGGAAATGCTGGAACTGCTGCAGACCCTGGAAAGCCTGTCCGACAGCATCTCGCTGCAGGTGCTGCGTGATGGCCAGGGCCGCGTGCCTTCGTTCGACCTGGGCACGCCCGGCCAGGACATCCACCTGACCTTCGCCGGCCTGCCGATGGGTCATGAATTCACCTCGCTGGTGCTGGCGCTGCTGCAGGTGGGCGGTCATCCGTCCAAGGCCACTGCCGAGCTGATCGAGCAGGTGCAGAGCCTGGAAGGCGAGTACCGGTTCGAGACCTATTTCTCCCTGTCCTGCCAGAACTGCCCGGACGTGGTGCAGGCGCTGAACCTGGCCGCGGTGCTCAACCCGCGCATCCAGCACGTGGCCATCGACGGCGCGCTGTTCCAGGAGGAAGTGGAGAAGCGCGAGATCATGTCGGTGCCGACCGTGTATCTCAACGGTGAAGTCTTCGACCAGGGCCGGATGACGCTCGAACAGATCGTGGCCAAGCTGGATACCAACGCCAGCAAGCGCGACGCCGAGAAGATCGCCGCCAAGCAGGCCTTCGACGTGCTGGTGGTGGGCGGCGGCCCGGCTGGCGCGGCCGCAGCGATCTACGCCGCGCGCAAGGGCATCCGCACCGGCATCGCCGCCGAGCGCTTCGGCGGCCAGGTACTGGACACCATGGCCATCGAGAACTTCATCTCGGTCAAGGAGACCGAAGGCCCGAAGCTCGCTACCGCGCTGGAGCAGCATGTGCGCGAGTACGACGTGGACATCATGGATCTGCAGCGCGCGACCGCGCTGGTGCCGGCCGGCGACGATGGGCTGGTACAGGTGCAGCTGGAAAACGGCGCGGTGCTGAAGTCACGTTCGGTGATCCTGTCCACCGGTGCGCGCTGGCGGCAGATGAATGTGCCGGGCGAAGAGCAGTACCGCAACAAGGGTGTGGCCTACTGCCCGCACTGCGATGGCCCGCTGTTCAAGGGCAAGCGCGTGGCGGTGATCGGTGGTGGCAACTCCGGCGTTGAAGCTGCCATCGATCTGGCCGGCATCGTGTCGCATGTAACCCTGCTGGAATTCGATTCCAGCCTGCGCGCCGATGAGGTGCTGCAGAAGAAGCTTCGCAGCCTCGGCAATGTGACCGTGCTGACCAGCGCCCAGACCACCGAAGTGCTGGGCGATGGCAGCCGGGTCACCGGGCTGGTCTACAAGGACCGCATCGGTGGCGACGCCCACCGCGTGGAGCTGGAAGGCATCTTCGTGCAGATCGGCCTGCTGCCCAACACCGAGTGGCTGAAGGACACCGTGGCGCTGTCGCCGCGCGGCGAGATCGTCATCGACGACCGTGGCCAGACCAGTGTGCCCGGCGTGTTCGCCGCAGGTGATTGCACGACGGTACCCTACAAGCAGATCATCATCGCCATGGGCGCCGGCTCGACCGCCGCACTGAGCGCGTTCGATCATCTGATCCGCTCGTCGGTGAGCAAGAGCAGCGGAGCCGTTGCCGAAGCTGCCTGA
- the msrA gene encoding peptide-methionine (S)-S-oxide reductase MsrA: MLGIGAFKQRLPRPEEALPGRDQPLPLHSNQHFVNSHPLKDRFAGLQQIRFALGCFWGAERKFWSEPGVYSTSVGYAGGVTPNPTYEEVCSGLTGHTEVVQVVFDPKVVSLERLLQLFWESHDPTQGMRQGNDTGTQYRSAIHATDETQSAAALASREAYQAQLDAAGYGPITTEIVFPAPEYYYAEDYHQQYLAKNPNGYCGIGGTGVSCPIGLDVEAPR, translated from the coding sequence ATCCTGGGCATCGGCGCCTTCAAGCAGCGCCTGCCGCGCCCGGAAGAGGCGCTGCCAGGGCGTGATCAGCCACTGCCGCTGCACAGCAACCAGCACTTCGTGAACAGTCACCCGCTGAAGGACCGCTTTGCCGGCCTGCAGCAGATCCGTTTCGCGCTTGGCTGCTTCTGGGGAGCCGAGCGCAAATTCTGGTCGGAGCCGGGCGTGTACAGCACGTCGGTCGGCTATGCCGGCGGCGTCACGCCGAATCCCACCTATGAAGAAGTCTGCTCCGGCCTCACCGGCCACACCGAAGTGGTGCAGGTGGTGTTCGATCCGAAGGTGGTGAGCCTGGAACGGCTGCTGCAGCTGTTCTGGGAAAGCCACGACCCGACCCAGGGCATGCGCCAGGGCAACGACACCGGCACCCAGTACCGTTCGGCGATCCATGCCACCGACGAAACGCAGTCCGCCGCTGCGCTGGCCAGCCGCGAGGCCTACCAGGCGCAGCTGGACGCGGCCGGCTACGGCCCTATTACCACTGAGATCGTGTTCCCGGCGCCGGAGTACTACTACGCCGAGGACTATCACCAGCAGTACCTGGCGAAGAACCCGAACGGTTACTGCGGCATCGGCGGCACCGGGGTGAGCTGCCCGATCGGGCTGGATGTGGAGGCGCCGCGCTGA